The following are encoded in a window of Arctopsyche grandis isolate Sample6627 chromosome 4, ASM5162203v2, whole genome shotgun sequence genomic DNA:
- the LOC143910660 gene encoding reticulocalbin-2, producing MGCGCGRGRGVRRVMGASLVILALMTLSSASPAAVNGYSMSQSQSHSHSHSHSHGQAEREHDGASPRDADHYREGVHYSEFDHEAILGSSKEAEEFDHLPIGESKRRLGILLLKMDLNGDKYIDKDELKAWIMKSFAKLSEEEASERFEEVDSDQNGTVSWSEYISETYGIESEYRIPFDENNSFEPMMMEDKIMFDAADEDNDGILSFEEFVVFSNPEEHPQMHAILLKQTLKEKDTNNDGKIDFQEFVGERGFEQDKEWITVEKDKFDNEFDLNHDGILAGKEIESWIIPNNEDIAEDETEHLFASSDDDHDLRLTFEEIIDHHDIFVGSEATDYGDHLLGSHFEDEL from the exons ATGGGGTGCGGGTGCGGGCGCGGGCGCGGGGTGCGGAGGGTGATGGGGGCTTCTCTGGTGATTCTGGCTTTGATGACGTTATCGTCTGCCAGCCCAGCCGCAGTGAACGGATACTCCATGTCTCAATCTCAGTCTCACTCTCATTCGCATTCGCATTCGCACGGCCAGGCTGAACGCGAACACGACGGGGCATCTCCTCGTGACGCAGACCACTACCGAGAAGGCGTACACTACTCCGAGTTCGACCACGAAGCCATTCTCG GCAGTTCAAAAGAAGCAGAAGAATTCGATCACCTTCCAATTGGAGAATCTAAAAGAAGACTCGGTattcttcttttaaaaatggatttaaatggagacaaatatatagataaagatGAGTTGAAAGCGTGGATTATGAAGTCTTTTGC GAAACTCTCCGAAGAAGAAGCCAGTGAGAGATTTGAAGAAGTAGATTCTGATCAAAATGGTACGGTGTCTTGGAGTGAATACATTTCTGAAACTTACGGCATAGAATCGGAATACCGCATTCCTTTTGATGAAAACAACAGCTTCGAAcct ATGATGATGGAAGATAAAATTATGTTTGATGCTGCAGATGAGGATAATGATGGCATTCTTAGTTTTGAAGAATTTGTTGTATTTTCAAATCCAGAAGAACATCCCCAAATGCACGCCATTCTTTTGAAACAAACCTTAAAAGAAAAAGACACCAATAATGATGGAAAGATTGATTTTCAAGAATTTGTTGGAGAGCgag GTTTCGAACAAGACAAAGAATGGATAACTgttgaaaaagataaatttgaCAATGAGTTTGACTTGAACCATGATGGTATTTTAGCTGGAAAAGAAATCGAATCTTGGATTATTCCCAATAATGA AGATATTGCAGAAGATGAAACCGAACATTTATTCGCATCGTCAGACGATGATCATGATTTAAGACTAACTTTTGAAGAAATTATCGACCACCATGATATTTTTGTCGGCAGTGAAGCTACAGATTATGGAGATCATCTTTTAGGTTCACATTTTGAAGATGAGCTATAA
- the LOC143911406 gene encoding uncharacterized protein LOC143911406 has translation MFTVEIQKVWLAVLLVISEIMDSNDIRKNISNLVAENESLIKDSILDYGGLENMHFKLNSVQKMLENKEDTLNVLEDSLNYTRNQLKELTRCFNILQCDRDAKAIEIANLQRAVDFHTNTINELQREKLENHSDGISDDLFFQRFEDESKLLLTKKYEDEIKSLKFDLGVMENLYKNCHEEMMSQEKTIDNLRQSCLDYSLREFNLQIDNQMLLTKIKSNTNISPNQCNNKKKSLLIDVKDEVSDILLNLNSLKEILLNETLKEKDDAVEELKNENIKLKSEVSMLQTELQKSKNNKLFKKPERKFWIKNIQQTLNEIKMNIKNTKGLLKKNCSRIQSQILPNIQKKLSDYKNENIMLKKETNLQKMNLLDFEEICSRNNETILELNDTLRTTQESLKNLNENYKNKTECIAWLELQLSESTAKGSELCNKSHLIFECVQKLLQQVKKKKLQNVLKMLSLNEDFTNYTFKN, from the exons ATGTTTACAGTTGAAATTCAGAAGGTGTGGCTTGCCGTTCTGTTAGTGATTAGTGAAATCATGGATTCGAAtgatataagaaaaaatatcagCAATCTAGTTGCAGAG AATGAATCATTGATAAAAGATAGCATATTGGACTATGGCGGTTTAGAAAATATGCATTTCAAACTGAACTCTGTTCAGAAAATG cTGGAAAATAAAGAGGACACTTTAAATGTTTTGGAAGATAGTTTAAATTACACCAGAAATCAACTAAAGGAGCTGACTCGGTGTTTCAACATATTACAGTGTGATAGAGATGCAAAAGCGATAGAG ATAGCTAATTTACAAAGAGCTGTTGATTTCCACACTAATACTATAAATGAACTCCAGagagaaaaattagaaaatcaCAGCGAT ggAATTTCGGATGATTTATTCTTTCAAAGATTTGAAGATGAATCAAAGCTTTTGCTTACCAAGAAGTATGAAGATGAAATCAAATCACTGAAATTTGATTTGGGTGTTATGGAGaacttatataaaaattgtcatGAAGAA ATGATGTCCCAGGAAAAAACTATCGACAATCTCCGTCAATCTTGTTTGGATTATTCTttgagagaatttaatttacaaattgataATCAAATGCTTTTAACTAAGATAAAGTCTAACACAAATATTTCACCAAACCAATGT aacaataaaaaaaagtcactaCTAATAGATGTAAAAGATGAAGTTTCTGACAttctattgaatttaaattcctTGAAAGAAATTTTG TTAAATGAAACTCTAAAAGAAAAGGATGATGCcgttgaagaattaaaaaatgaaaatatcaaattgaaaAGTGAAGTATCGATGCTTCAAACTGAGCTACAAAAGTCCAAGAACAATAAGCTTTTTAAAAAACCAGAAAGGAAATTTTGGATCAAAAACATACAACAAACACTGAATGAAATTAAgatgaatataaaaaacacTAAAG gcCTATTGAAGAAAAATTGCTCTagaatacaatctcaaattttacctaatatacaaaaaaaactttcaGATTACAAAAATGAG AATATTATGTTGAAAAAAGAaactaatttacaaaaaatgaatTTGCTTGATTTTGAAGAGATATGTTCTAGGAATAATGAAACTATCTTAGAACTTAACGATACGCTCAGAACTACTCAGGaatcattaaaaaatctaaacgaAAACTATAA GAATAAAACAGAATGTATCGCTTGGCTTGAACTACAATTGTCTGAATCCACGGCTAAAGGTTCagaattatgtaataaatcccatttaatttttgaatgtgTTCAAAAACTATTACAACAAGTGAAGAAGaaaa aacTGCAAAATGTCTTGAAGATGTTGTCATTAAACGAAGATTTTACCAACTACACTttcaagaattaa